A genomic window from Haladaptatus caseinilyticus includes:
- the hutU gene encoding urocanate hydratase, which translates to MSEQTETNERTETHDVGEPSAQWREYQGAPTGSDIECKGWRQEAALRMLNNNLDPDVGEKPKDLVVYGGTGRAARSWDAYDAIVTELRDLDDDETLLVQSGKPVGRFTTHERAPRVLIANSNLVGKWDDWEHFHELEAKGLIMYGQMTAGSWAYIGTQGIIQGTYETLAALADEHFAGDLRGKIVVTGGLGGMGGAQPLSVTMNHGVCIAAEVDESRIDRRIETGYCMEKTDDLDEAIANATEAAEAGEPYSIGVHINAADMLEGMLNRDFVPDVITDQTSAHDELEGYYPSGYTVEEAGKLRDVNSEKYVEESLDTMARHVQGILDIQDAGAIAFEYGNNIRGQVKEHRGMEHAFDFPGFVPAYIRPLFCQGKGPFRWAALSGNPADIHRTDEAVVELFPEKEQLHRWIDLAQEQVEFQGLPSRVCWLGYDTDDDGLTERARFALRINELVADGEIGAPIVVTRDHLDAGSVASPNRETEAMRDDSDAIADWPILNALLNCAAGADIVSVHDGGGVGIGNALHTNNHVILDGSDLAAEKARRVFTTDPGMGVIRHADAGYDVALDQAKKSNVRIPMRDTE; encoded by the coding sequence ATGAGCGAACAGACCGAAACGAACGAACGAACCGAAACACACGATGTGGGCGAACCGAGCGCCCAGTGGCGTGAGTATCAGGGTGCACCGACGGGATCCGATATCGAATGTAAGGGCTGGCGACAAGAAGCGGCCCTTCGGATGCTGAACAACAACCTCGACCCGGATGTCGGCGAAAAACCCAAAGATCTCGTGGTGTACGGCGGAACCGGTCGGGCGGCCCGCAGTTGGGACGCCTACGACGCCATTGTGACCGAACTGCGCGATCTCGACGACGACGAAACGCTGTTGGTTCAATCCGGAAAACCGGTCGGACGGTTCACGACGCACGAGCGCGCCCCTCGCGTGCTCATCGCCAATTCGAACCTCGTCGGGAAGTGGGACGATTGGGAGCATTTCCACGAACTCGAAGCGAAGGGGCTCATCATGTACGGCCAGATGACTGCCGGATCGTGGGCGTATATCGGCACGCAGGGTATCATTCAGGGAACCTACGAAACGCTGGCCGCCCTCGCGGACGAACATTTTGCGGGCGACCTGCGCGGGAAGATCGTCGTCACGGGTGGACTCGGGGGGATGGGTGGTGCCCAACCTCTCTCCGTGACGATGAACCACGGCGTCTGTATCGCTGCAGAGGTGGACGAATCCCGAATCGACCGTCGAATCGAGACTGGCTACTGCATGGAGAAGACGGATGATTTGGACGAGGCCATCGCAAACGCGACGGAAGCGGCCGAGGCGGGTGAACCGTACTCGATCGGCGTTCACATCAACGCCGCTGACATGCTGGAAGGCATGCTCAACCGCGACTTCGTTCCGGACGTTATCACCGACCAGACGAGTGCCCACGATGAACTGGAGGGCTACTATCCATCGGGATACACCGTCGAGGAAGCCGGCAAACTCCGCGATGTAAATTCCGAAAAATACGTCGAGGAAAGCCTGGACACGATGGCCCGCCACGTCCAGGGGATCCTCGACATCCAGGATGCGGGCGCGATCGCCTTCGAGTACGGTAACAACATCCGCGGACAGGTGAAAGAACACAGGGGGATGGAGCATGCCTTCGATTTCCCCGGATTCGTTCCGGCGTATATCCGCCCGCTTTTTTGTCAGGGAAAAGGACCGTTCCGATGGGCCGCGCTTTCCGGAAACCCGGCCGATATTCACAGAACTGATGAGGCAGTCGTCGAACTGTTCCCCGAGAAGGAACAACTTCACCGCTGGATAGACCTCGCACAGGAACAGGTCGAATTTCAGGGCCTCCCGTCGCGAGTGTGTTGGCTTGGATACGACACCGACGATGATGGCCTCACGGAACGCGCCCGGTTCGCGCTCAGAATCAACGAACTCGTCGCGGACGGCGAAATCGGGGCACCGATCGTCGTCACCCGTGACCATCTCGATGCGGGGTCGGTCGCCAGTCCGAACCGCGAAACGGAAGCCATGCGCGACGATTCGGACGCGATCGCGGACTGGCCGATTCTCAACGCCTTGCTCAACTGTGCGGCAGGTGCCGACATCGTTTCCGTCCACGACGGCGGTGGCGTCGGTATCGGCAACGCGCTTCACACGAACAACCACGTCATCCTCGACGGTTCCGACCTCGCGGCAGAAAAGGCCCGTCGTGTCTTTACCACCGACCCCGGAATGGGCGTGATTCGGCACGCCGATGCGGGTTACGACGTCGCACTCGATCAAGCGAAAAAATCGAACGTCCGGATCCCGATGCGTGATACAGAATGA
- a CDS encoding YjiH family protein yields the protein MSTGNESKWTVDTEPTVRDIDDIELNEFDTRPVAKFVFAFAVGAFFFLLPIPWDGQITVPFDVAVSYLTDTFPTAVGIYSLLIILTGGLLTTIAQFDDRRLGSLDLAYYDSSLVFWFLRVVGMLLAPVMFFKLGPEWLHTAGTGGFMWETLVYSVGVIIPTGAIFITIFVELGGLEFVGTLSRPLMRPLFRVPGRAALDSLASWVGSYSVGLYVTRNVFERGGYDKRDVFTIATCFSTVSIGFVGVVADTLGLLSLFPVIFLAYFVCVVVCGFVLVRIPPISTMPNEYIAEPDPEMPFRGSVTEYVRFAVSEAVGKAERGETIFEAAKRGFIDGLKLTSLILGTILAVGLAAVLLSAYTPTFEILGSPLVPVISLLGIPNAEVVAPASIVGITEMYVPVLIAKDAAPMAKFFVAVLAVSQLIFFSSVGPMIMDMFNDVPIRFRDLVFLFVLRTAILVPLVAAMTHFVAALGLLQ from the coding sequence ATGTCTACCGGGAACGAATCGAAATGGACCGTGGATACCGAGCCGACCGTTCGAGACATCGATGATATCGAATTGAACGAATTCGACACCCGACCTGTCGCGAAGTTTGTCTTCGCGTTCGCCGTGGGTGCGTTTTTCTTTCTCCTTCCGATTCCGTGGGATGGACAGATAACCGTCCCATTCGACGTTGCTGTGAGCTATCTCACCGATACCTTTCCAACTGCTGTGGGCATCTACTCGCTTCTCATTATCCTTACCGGTGGCTTGCTCACCACCATCGCGCAGTTCGATGATCGGCGTCTCGGCTCGCTCGACCTCGCCTACTACGACAGTTCTCTCGTTTTCTGGTTCCTTCGGGTGGTCGGCATGCTTCTCGCGCCGGTCATGTTCTTCAAGCTCGGTCCGGAGTGGCTCCACACCGCCGGAACCGGTGGCTTCATGTGGGAAACGCTGGTGTACAGTGTCGGCGTTATCATCCCGACCGGGGCGATTTTCATCACCATCTTCGTCGAACTCGGCGGCTTGGAGTTCGTCGGGACGCTGTCCCGCCCACTCATGCGGCCCCTCTTTCGGGTTCCCGGACGAGCTGCCCTCGACAGCCTAGCCTCGTGGGTCGGTTCGTACAGTGTCGGACTCTACGTCACCCGGAACGTCTTCGAGCGCGGCGGCTACGACAAGCGAGACGTGTTCACGATAGCGACGTGTTTTTCGACGGTGAGCATCGGATTCGTCGGCGTCGTCGCCGACACGCTCGGATTGCTCTCCCTCTTTCCGGTCATTTTTCTCGCGTACTTCGTCTGTGTCGTGGTCTGTGGCTTCGTTCTCGTCCGAATACCACCTATCAGCACCATGCCTAACGAGTATATCGCCGAACCCGACCCCGAAATGCCGTTTCGAGGATCGGTGACGGAATACGTCAGATTCGCCGTGAGCGAAGCGGTCGGCAAAGCCGAACGGGGAGAGACGATCTTCGAGGCCGCGAAACGCGGTTTCATCGATGGACTGAAACTGACGAGTCTCATCCTCGGAACGATTCTCGCCGTCGGCCTCGCTGCTGTCCTTCTGTCGGCGTACACCCCGACGTTCGAAATCCTTGGCTCGCCGCTCGTTCCCGTGATTTCGTTGCTCGGCATCCCAAACGCGGAGGTCGTGGCACCGGCCTCTATCGTCGGCATCACGGAGATGTACGTGCCGGTTCTCATCGCGAAGGATGCTGCCCCGATGGCGAAGTTCTTCGTTGCCGTCCTCGCCGTCTCGCAACTCATCTTCTTCTCCAGCGTCGGTCCGATGATTATGGATATGTTCAACGATGTGCCGATTCGTTTCCGTGACCTCGTCTTCCTCTTCGTGCTTCGGACCGCCATCCTCGTCCCGCTCGTCGCCGCGATGACTCATTTCGTCGCTGCACTCGGTTTGCTTCAGTAG
- the hutG gene encoding formimidoylglutamase encodes MSEFVHTFDWEGTSADPNDEQFGDIVESATIDTADEFDAVLVGEPYDGAVIGRAGAREGPSALRKHLAGIKTHHFDAGPIGSLGDLGDVANLENADWVEEAQSLAHTAASAVLDGSSFPVFLGGDNSLTYANAVHLLSDESSLGVINFDAHLDVREVRESPTSGTPYRQLFDSELGGGLDAYACVGARHFETSTEYASFVREKGGEIVTAEEVGEDSVSAIDTPLDSMADVDTIFVSVDLDVLDAVFAPGVSAPTPGGISTRELFRMLRLAASDDRVVGFEIVECSPSLDRDGLTAKAGARAIAHFLSTLGGGR; translated from the coding sequence ATGAGTGAGTTCGTACACACGTTCGACTGGGAGGGCACATCGGCCGACCCGAACGACGAACAGTTCGGTGACATCGTTGAATCCGCAACGATCGACACGGCAGACGAGTTCGACGCCGTCCTCGTCGGCGAACCCTACGACGGAGCGGTTATCGGCCGTGCGGGTGCGAGAGAAGGACCGTCCGCTCTCCGCAAACATCTCGCGGGCATCAAAACCCACCATTTCGACGCCGGACCGATCGGATCGCTCGGCGACCTCGGTGACGTTGCCAACCTCGAAAACGCCGACTGGGTCGAAGAAGCACAATCACTCGCGCACACCGCCGCCAGCGCGGTGCTTGACGGATCCTCGTTTCCGGTATTCCTCGGTGGGGATAACTCGCTCACCTACGCCAACGCCGTTCATTTGCTCTCCGACGAATCGTCACTCGGCGTCATCAATTTCGACGCTCACCTCGACGTACGCGAAGTTCGGGAGTCTCCGACCAGTGGAACTCCCTACCGTCAGTTGTTCGACTCGGAACTCGGCGGCGGACTCGATGCCTACGCTTGTGTCGGCGCTCGTCACTTCGAGACGAGCACCGAGTACGCGTCGTTCGTTCGTGAGAAAGGCGGCGAAATCGTTACCGCAGAAGAGGTCGGTGAGGACTCCGTCTCCGCGATCGACACCCCGCTCGACTCGATGGCCGATGTCGATACGATCTTCGTGAGCGTCGATTTGGATGTCCTGGACGCCGTGTTCGCACCTGGCGTCAGCGCACCCACGCCGGGCGGAATTTCTACTCGGGAACTGTTTCGGATGCTCCGACTTGCGGCGAGCGACGACCGAGTAGTCGGTTTCGAGATCGTCGAATGTTCGCCGTCGCTCGACCGCGATGGACTGACGGCGAAGGCTGGTGCACGGGCAATCGCACATTTCCTTTCCACACTCGGAGGTGGCCGATGA
- a CDS encoding DUF5814 domain-containing protein, which produces MAITDKIYVKNHRQISSQLETNIPKGAFKGATLDILFQGDGMQKLDGATRDRVLDFAEDFLDCDCQSNPYCGCPERKFMRYLLELREGGLGPDAIVDVMSDDYMVYAYSGDVLSFLDNSVRTLEAVEELANVENDHEAEEQARRKKRSLSG; this is translated from the coding sequence GTGGCTATCACGGACAAAATCTACGTCAAAAACCATCGTCAAATCTCCTCCCAACTAGAGACGAACATCCCGAAAGGAGCGTTCAAGGGTGCGACGCTGGATATCCTGTTTCAGGGCGATGGAATGCAAAAGCTGGACGGTGCGACGCGGGACAGAGTTCTCGACTTTGCCGAGGACTTCCTCGACTGTGACTGCCAGAGCAACCCGTACTGTGGCTGTCCGGAGCGGAAGTTCATGCGGTATCTGCTCGAACTGCGGGAGGGTGGACTCGGCCCGGACGCCATCGTTGACGTGATGAGCGACGACTACATGGTGTACGCCTATTCCGGCGACGTGCTATCCTTTTTGGACAACTCAGTGCGTACGCTGGAAGCCGTCGAGGAACTCGCCAACGTGGAGAATGACCACGAAGCGGAAGAACAGGCACGGCGCAAGAAACGCTCGCTGTCGGGATAG
- the hutH gene encoding histidine ammonia-lyase: MTEIQVDGESLTPEDVERVARDDATVFIPEETRDRVQRARKRVEQVVESGEAVYGVNTGFGELVDERIPPEDIETLQANLVRSHAAGAGRELTREEVRAMMLGRVNALVKGYSGIREIVVDHLVTMLNEGIHPVVKSRGSLGASGDLAPLAHLALVLMGEGTATVAGEKLNGADALETAGLEPVTLAAKEGLALINGTQLSVGLAALAVRDAERAIRAADVAGALTTEVTMGTTASADPVIADIRPHDGHAESARNVKRLTENSEIVESHRNCDRVQDAYSLRCLPQVHGAVRDAVAHLRGAVEIELNSATDNPLIFPADAVNSRASGTGDAAVLSGGNFHGDPLALPLDYLTNAITELAAISERRVDRMLNPNIQEPHLPPFLTEHSGLRSGYMIAQYTAAALLNENRSIGRASMDNTPVSGNQEDHVSMSAQSAYNARRAVENTLAIVGIELVCGAQASEFVSDDLSHGTGTGAAYDVVREVVPPLTDDRPIHEDISAAETIVWSGLLEERVEDALSEPLD; this comes from the coding sequence ATGACCGAAATACAAGTAGACGGCGAATCGCTCACGCCGGAAGACGTGGAACGGGTCGCTCGGGACGACGCGACCGTTTTTATCCCCGAAGAAACCCGCGATCGCGTCCAACGGGCCCGAAAACGCGTCGAACAGGTGGTCGAAAGCGGCGAAGCGGTTTACGGCGTCAATACCGGATTCGGCGAACTCGTGGACGAACGAATTCCACCGGAAGACATCGAAACGCTCCAAGCCAACCTCGTCCGGAGTCACGCCGCTGGGGCAGGCAGGGAGCTGACCCGTGAGGAGGTTCGTGCGATGATGCTCGGACGGGTCAACGCGCTCGTCAAGGGCTACTCCGGCATTCGTGAAATCGTCGTTGACCACCTCGTGACGATGCTGAACGAAGGTATCCATCCCGTCGTCAAATCGCGCGGAAGCCTCGGTGCGAGCGGTGACCTCGCACCCCTCGCACATCTCGCGCTGGTACTGATGGGTGAGGGTACCGCAACCGTCGCCGGAGAAAAACTGAACGGAGCGGATGCCCTCGAAACCGCTGGACTCGAACCGGTCACGCTCGCGGCCAAGGAAGGGTTGGCACTCATCAACGGCACACAGCTTTCGGTCGGATTGGCCGCGCTCGCCGTTCGTGATGCGGAACGCGCGATTCGCGCGGCGGACGTTGCCGGCGCACTCACGACCGAAGTGACGATGGGGACGACCGCCTCAGCGGACCCAGTTATCGCCGACATTCGTCCCCACGACGGGCACGCGGAGAGCGCACGAAACGTCAAACGGCTCACCGAGAACTCGGAAATCGTCGAATCACATCGCAACTGCGACCGTGTGCAGGATGCCTATTCGCTTCGCTGTCTGCCGCAAGTTCACGGTGCGGTTCGGGATGCGGTCGCCCATCTCCGCGGGGCGGTCGAAATCGAACTCAACAGCGCGACCGACAATCCCCTCATCTTCCCCGCTGACGCGGTGAACAGCCGTGCCAGCGGCACGGGCGACGCCGCAGTTCTTTCGGGCGGCAACTTTCACGGCGATCCGCTCGCACTCCCGCTCGACTATTTGACGAACGCCATCACCGAACTCGCGGCCATCTCGGAGCGCCGTGTGGACCGAATGCTCAACCCGAACATTCAGGAACCGCATCTCCCACCGTTCCTCACCGAACACAGCGGTCTGCGGTCCGGTTACATGATCGCCCAGTATACCGCCGCGGCACTGTTGAACGAAAACCGGTCCATCGGTCGCGCCTCGATGGACAACACGCCCGTCAGCGGCAATCAGGAAGACCACGTGAGCATGAGTGCCCAGAGTGCGTACAACGCTCGCCGGGCGGTCGAAAACACCCTCGCCATCGTCGGTATCGAACTTGTCTGCGGTGCACAAGCAAGCGAATTCGTTTCCGACGATCTCTCGCACGGCACCGGTACCGGTGCAGCTTACGACGTTGTCCGTGAGGTCGTACCCCCGCTGACCGATGACCGGCCGATTCACGAGGATATCTCGGCCGCCGAAACCATCGTCTGGTCCGGCCTCCTCGAAGAGCGCGTCGAGGACGCGCTCTCGGAACCCCTCGATTGA
- a CDS encoding DUF7091 family protein codes for MDDRLERFLRIKLREAGKKYAKTRESADRQMKEAKEAYRNAHDAVLADLPQDEHGRAKIVCRRHVERRAVRLDTEGRPACFDAEHPACDGCVEDIRERTIETW; via the coding sequence ATGGACGACCGTCTCGAACGCTTCCTCCGCATCAAACTCAGGGAAGCGGGGAAAAAATATGCCAAAACCCGAGAATCGGCGGACCGGCAGATGAAAGAAGCGAAGGAAGCCTATCGAAACGCACATGACGCGGTACTTGCGGATTTGCCACAGGACGAACACGGGAGGGCAAAAATCGTCTGCCGGAGACATGTAGAACGACGGGCAGTACGACTCGATACGGAAGGTCGTCCAGCGTGCTTCGACGCGGAACATCCCGCCTGCGATGGATGTGTCGAAGATATTCGAGAGCGAACCATCGAGACGTGGTAG
- a CDS encoding replication factor A (Replication protein A protects and stabilize the intermediate ssDNA that is generated by the unwinding action of a DNA helicase at the replication fork. In addition, SSBs prevent the formation of secondary structures by single-stranded template DNA.) — protein sequence MTDVRQHAEEIHEQFSDHLDVSVDDVASRLDSLVNEYKVPMEEARRSVTSHYLDEAGLERDDIRTGGTSDVAVDDIEIDEQWVNLTAKVVDLWEPRSDSVGQVGLLGDETGTIKFTKWAKSDLPELEEGVVYRLGNVVTDEYQGRYSVKLNRTTTVEELDTDIEVGDNATEIEGALIDIQSGSGLIKRCPEEDCTRVLQNGRCSEHGEQEGEFDLRIKGVVDDGNDVHEVIFNQEATENLTGIELDEAKQMAMDALDTTVVADEMREKTLGYYYRVAGPTMGRYVLANDVEQLSGTVDAEAALIKARSM from the coding sequence ATGACCGATGTGCGACAGCACGCAGAGGAAATACACGAACAGTTCTCCGACCATCTCGACGTATCCGTCGACGACGTAGCATCGCGTCTCGACAGTCTGGTCAACGAGTACAAGGTGCCCATGGAAGAGGCACGACGGAGCGTTACCAGCCATTATCTGGACGAGGCCGGACTCGAACGCGACGACATCCGAACCGGCGGTACCAGCGACGTAGCGGTTGACGACATCGAAATCGACGAGCAGTGGGTAAACCTCACGGCCAAGGTCGTCGACCTTTGGGAACCGCGAAGCGACTCGGTCGGCCAGGTCGGCCTCCTCGGTGACGAGACGGGCACGATCAAGTTCACCAAGTGGGCGAAATCCGACCTGCCCGAACTCGAAGAGGGGGTCGTCTACCGACTCGGCAACGTCGTCACTGACGAGTATCAAGGTCGCTACTCGGTGAAACTCAACCGAACCACGACCGTCGAGGAACTCGATACCGACATCGAAGTCGGCGACAACGCGACCGAAATCGAGGGCGCGTTGATCGATATCCAGTCCGGCAGCGGCCTTATCAAGCGCTGTCCCGAGGAAGATTGCACGCGCGTCCTCCAAAACGGGCGCTGTTCGGAACACGGCGAGCAGGAAGGTGAATTCGACCTCCGAATCAAGGGCGTCGTGGACGACGGAAACGACGTTCACGAGGTCATCTTCAATCAGGAAGCGACCGAGAATCTGACCGGCATCGAACTGGACGAAGCCAAGCAGATGGCGATGGACGCACTCGACACCACCGTCGTGGCCGACGAAATGCGCGAAAAGACGCTCGGCTACTACTACCGCGTGGCAGGACCGACCATGGGTCGGTACGTACTGGCGAACGATGTCGAACAACTGTCCGGAACAGTGGATGCGGAAGCGGCGCTTATCAAAGCGAGGTCGATGTAA
- a CDS encoding helix-turn-helix domain-containing protein, which yields MHEVVLRIEQPSACADATLGTETTIELWCNDHCDLLHVSGPMGKEALAHLEELVGVQELLVEGNERLAMTETCLKDRETDTIEAYLARHSCLLVPPLRYAKGEKWCRILALDSSNLTGLYRDLVDDFPVVVESKREISTVPGDRPLLTPETAIADLSPRQQEALVIAHEMGYYRIPRETTTAEIADEMEIERRTLEEHLRRAENKLVDGIIEFY from the coding sequence ATGCACGAGGTCGTACTGCGAATCGAACAGCCCAGTGCCTGCGCCGACGCGACCCTGGGAACCGAGACGACCATCGAACTCTGGTGTAACGACCACTGTGACCTTCTCCACGTCAGCGGACCGATGGGAAAAGAGGCGCTAGCGCACCTCGAAGAACTCGTGGGCGTGCAGGAACTGCTGGTCGAAGGAAACGAGCGGCTGGCGATGACCGAAACGTGCCTAAAAGACCGCGAGACTGATACCATCGAAGCGTATCTCGCCCGACACAGCTGTCTACTCGTGCCACCCCTTCGATACGCGAAGGGTGAAAAGTGGTGCCGGATACTCGCACTCGATTCGAGCAATCTCACCGGACTCTATCGGGATTTGGTGGACGATTTTCCCGTCGTCGTCGAATCGAAGCGCGAGATTTCTACAGTCCCCGGTGACAGACCCCTTCTCACGCCAGAAACCGCGATTGCCGACCTCTCACCGCGTCAGCAGGAAGCGCTCGTCATCGCGCACGAGATGGGTTATTATCGAATTCCGCGTGAAACGACGACGGCCGAAATTGCCGACGAGATGGAAATCGAACGCCGGACGTTGGAAGAGCATCTCCGTCGTGCGGAGAACAAGCTTGTCGATGGAATCATCGAGTTCTACTGA
- a CDS encoding ribbon-helix-helix protein, CopG family, which translates to MGNKNKTISFRVNEDAFETLREIAEKRDISLSAVFRDYVDMLVAHDGKVQVVPENRVTDVDETSFPPKVEVPKSFVREHERLELEADHLRDQLQEHKQYVRHLKSKVDDNTEEEVIQLEELDDELENDEPFRLG; encoded by the coding sequence ATGGGCAACAAAAACAAGACGATCTCCTTCCGGGTCAACGAGGACGCCTTCGAAACCCTGCGGGAGATCGCCGAAAAACGTGACATTTCGCTGTCGGCCGTGTTCCGCGATTATGTGGACATGCTGGTCGCCCACGACGGGAAGGTACAAGTGGTTCCGGAAAACCGAGTTACCGACGTCGACGAAACGTCGTTCCCACCGAAAGTCGAAGTGCCGAAGAGTTTCGTTCGCGAGCACGAGCGCCTCGAACTGGAAGCGGACCATCTCCGCGACCAACTACAAGAACACAAACAGTACGTTCGTCATCTAAAATCGAAAGTGGACGACAACACGGAGGAGGAAGTCATCCAGCTGGAAGAACTGGATGACGAACTGGAAAACGACGAGCCGTTCCGGCTCGGCTGA
- a CDS encoding RPA family protein, translated as MSGAPTREVARRTFAAEFNDASYTFKESDDERAPVYLLLPTGERANRVFVVGTLTEKEDVGEDSEYWRGRVVDPNGDTFFVYAGQYQPDAAAMLRELEAPEYVAIAGKPRTYEMDDGTVNVSLRPESITVVDESTRDRWVVETAERTLERISTFEDETNRYAAMAKEQYDRPIDSYRENAIRALESLDTDGKSNDEELSDGGVSDEADGESETPLQ; from the coding sequence ATGAGTGGAGCACCTACCAGAGAAGTCGCACGCAGGACGTTCGCAGCGGAGTTCAACGACGCGAGCTATACGTTCAAAGAGTCGGATGACGAACGCGCACCGGTCTACCTGCTCCTCCCCACGGGCGAGCGAGCGAACCGAGTCTTCGTCGTCGGGACGCTAACCGAAAAAGAAGACGTCGGCGAAGACAGCGAGTACTGGCGTGGACGGGTAGTTGACCCGAACGGCGACACGTTCTTCGTGTACGCGGGGCAGTACCAACCCGACGCCGCGGCGATGCTTCGCGAACTAGAAGCGCCGGAATACGTCGCCATCGCCGGAAAACCACGAACCTACGAGATGGACGACGGAACGGTGAACGTCTCGCTTCGTCCCGAATCCATCACCGTGGTCGATGAATCGACACGTGACCGCTGGGTGGTCGAAACCGCCGAGCGAACGCTCGAACGCATCTCGACGTTCGAAGACGAGACGAACCGCTACGCCGCCATGGCGAAAGAGCAGTACGACCGACCGATCGACTCGTATCGGGAGAACGCAATCCGAGCGCTCGAAAGTCTCGATACGGACGGAAAGTCGAACGACGAGGAACTGAGCGACGGCGGTGTGAGCGACGAAGCGGACGGTGAAAGCGAAACGCCGCTCCAGTAG
- the hutI gene encoding imidazolonepropionase, translating to MSGRNSELTAVVHDAKEIVTIEADGSLGIYEDAAIAVVDGEVARVGATGPVTREYPPEDASFALDAGGKAVIPGFIDPHTHALFAGDRSDEFEAKLQGKTYQEILADGGGILRTVRSVREASDEELLSNVLSHLDTMLAHGTTTVEIKSGYGLDTETELQMLAVIARADDQHAVDVIPTFMGAHAIPESRDADEYVNEVVEEQIPAVAQQGIAQFCDVFCEEGVFSVEQSRRVLEAGEEYGLTPKIHAEELAHIGGTQLAAELGATSADHLLYATQEDIDAVTEAGVVPVLLPGTAFGLGAEFADARAFLDAGAPVAIATDFNPNCYSQSMGFAASLSCVEMGMTPAESLVAGTKHAGMALDMADGSGTLQPGTPGDIAVLDAPSYVHVPYNFGVNAVETVLKDGEAVHRA from the coding sequence ATGAGCGGTCGAAACTCGGAACTTACAGCAGTCGTCCACGACGCAAAAGAAATCGTGACTATCGAGGCGGATGGGTCGCTCGGTATCTACGAAGATGCCGCAATCGCGGTGGTTGATGGGGAAGTCGCACGAGTCGGGGCGACTGGTCCTGTGACCCGAGAATACCCTCCCGAAGATGCGTCCTTCGCACTCGATGCGGGCGGGAAAGCAGTCATACCGGGTTTCATCGACCCACACACTCACGCCCTCTTTGCGGGCGACCGCTCCGACGAGTTCGAGGCGAAACTGCAGGGTAAGACGTATCAGGAAATCCTCGCCGATGGTGGCGGTATCCTCCGAACCGTCCGTTCAGTACGAGAGGCGAGCGACGAGGAACTGTTGTCGAACGTGCTCTCGCACCTCGATACCATGCTCGCCCACGGAACCACCACCGTAGAAATCAAATCCGGCTACGGACTCGATACCGAGACTGAACTCCAAATGTTGGCGGTCATCGCTCGCGCTGACGACCAGCACGCAGTCGATGTGATTCCGACGTTTATGGGTGCTCATGCGATTCCGGAGAGTCGAGACGCCGACGAGTACGTGAACGAAGTCGTCGAAGAACAGATTCCGGCGGTCGCCCAGCAGGGAATAGCACAGTTCTGCGACGTGTTCTGCGAGGAGGGCGTGTTTTCCGTCGAGCAGTCTCGACGTGTACTGGAAGCCGGGGAAGAGTACGGCTTGACCCCGAAAATCCACGCAGAGGAACTCGCCCACATCGGCGGGACGCAGCTCGCCGCAGAACTCGGTGCGACCAGTGCCGACCACCTTCTCTACGCAACCCAGGAGGATATCGACGCGGTCACAGAGGCAGGAGTCGTCCCCGTCTTGCTCCCGGGAACCGCATTCGGCCTGGGTGCGGAGTTCGCCGACGCTCGGGCGTTCCTCGATGCGGGTGCTCCCGTCGCCATCGCGACTGATTTCAATCCGAACTGTTACTCTCAGAGTATGGGATTCGCGGCCTCACTTTCGTGCGTGGAGATGGGGATGACCCCTGCCGAATCGCTGGTTGCGGGGACGAAACACGCCGGGATGGCACTCGATATGGCGGACGGGTCGGGGACGCTTCAACCCGGGACACCGGGCGATATCGCCGTTCTGGACGCGCCGAGCTACGTCCACGTCCCGTACAACTTCGGCGTGAACGCGGTGGAGACGGTGCTGAAGGACGGCGAGGCGGTCCATCGTGCGTGA